The following are encoded together in the Oceanobacillus zhaokaii genome:
- a CDS encoding MFS transporter, whose product MTRTIQTSQVLANSKFNKFHLLVFLWCFYAIAFDGFDVALYGIGLPLMMEDYNITVVEAGAISSYSVIGTMIGTFLFGSLSDIIGRKKAIAICLFLFSVFTFLSGFAPNADIFLIMRIVAALGLGGIMPILVAVMAEYSPRKKRALTVAIMYCGYSIGAILASLIGMYLMESLGWRFLYWLSIIPFLTLPFFLKQFPESVSYHLLRKQGDKIASILNKVDPDGNYQATDNFEYEDFKESTKEFPIKKVFSNKRTVSTLAFWLAVGCSMLVISGLTTWLPKIMLESGHGIASSLSFNLVLSIGQITGSIFGGILVGRIGHRRVLISMFFIAALSFVFLSLSSNTLLLYLLIALTGACTVGTQNLVNPYISEYYPREIRATGLSIAVGVGRIGGILAPVAIALLLTTNLAPQHAFMAFAVPCLLGAIAFMIVQEKYASFDRVLEIDKQKTA is encoded by the coding sequence ATGACGAGAACCATTCAGACATCACAAGTTTTGGCAAACAGTAAATTTAACAAGTTTCACTTGCTCGTATTTCTTTGGTGTTTTTATGCTATTGCCTTTGACGGCTTTGATGTTGCCTTATATGGCATCGGATTGCCATTGATGATGGAGGATTATAATATTACTGTTGTGGAAGCAGGAGCAATTAGCAGCTATTCTGTCATTGGCACGATGATTGGAACGTTTTTATTCGGGTCTCTATCTGATATCATTGGCCGGAAAAAAGCTATCGCAATTTGCTTATTTTTATTCAGTGTCTTTACATTTTTATCTGGATTTGCACCAAATGCTGATATATTCCTGATTATGCGCATTGTTGCTGCATTGGGGCTTGGTGGAATTATGCCAATTCTAGTAGCTGTGATGGCAGAGTACTCACCTAGGAAAAAGCGGGCATTAACAGTTGCAATCATGTATTGCGGTTATTCTATCGGTGCAATCCTTGCTTCATTAATTGGAATGTACTTGATGGAAAGTCTCGGGTGGAGATTTTTATATTGGCTTAGCATTATTCCATTCCTAACATTGCCATTTTTCTTGAAACAGTTTCCGGAATCCGTTTCTTATCATCTCCTTCGCAAACAAGGGGATAAGATAGCAAGTATTCTAAATAAAGTCGACCCTGATGGCAACTATCAAGCAACAGACAACTTTGAATATGAGGATTTTAAAGAAAGTACAAAGGAGTTTCCTATTAAGAAAGTTTTCTCTAATAAGAGGACGGTTAGTACATTGGCCTTTTGGCTTGCAGTCGGTTGTTCGATGTTAGTGATTTCTGGTTTAACGACATGGCTTCCAAAAATCATGCTGGAATCTGGACATGGAATCGCTTCAAGTTTATCCTTTAATCTCGTTCTCTCAATTGGACAAATTACCGGATCTATCTTTGGAGGTATATTAGTCGGACGCATCGGACATCGCAGAGTATTAATATCCATGTTCTTCATTGCGGCTCTTAGTTTTGTTTTCTTAAGTTTGTCCTCCAATACGCTCTTATTATATCTATTGATTGCTTTAACCGGCGCATGTACAGTCGGCACACAGAATTTAGTCAATCCGTATATTTCGGAATATTACCCTAGAGAAATTCGGGCAACAGGACTAAGTATAGCAGTTGGAGTTGGGAGAATCGGAGGAATACTGGCTCCTGTAGCCATCGCCCTATTGCTTACAACGAATCTAGCTCCACAGCATGCATTTATGGCATTCGCGGTTCCATGTTTACTAGGAGCTATTGCTTTTATGATTGTCCAGGAGAAATATGCAAGTTTTGATCGTGTATTAGAAATAGATAAACAGAAGACGGCTTAA
- a CDS encoding YczE/YyaS/YitT family protein — protein MGLLIFSFGITMTINVQHLGLHPWDVLNVSFFERVGLSIGSWNIIISVVLIVISWLLDKSYIKLGTFFNAILVGAFVDFYMWLDFLPVPSNTWVDVVLMIIGIVIMGFGGGIYNAAGVGSGPRDGFMLSISDKLGAPIGRVRIISESLVLVIGLILGGPVFVFTFIFTFIQSPIFQYFYLKIGRRINEIENQRFDKKLPSNSA, from the coding sequence ATCGGACTATTAATTTTTAGTTTTGGTATAACAATGACAATCAATGTGCAGCACCTTGGGCTTCATCCATGGGATGTGCTCAATGTTTCTTTTTTTGAAAGGGTCGGTCTATCTATTGGATCATGGAATATTATTATCTCCGTAGTTCTTATTGTCATTTCTTGGCTCCTTGATAAAAGTTACATAAAGTTAGGAACTTTTTTTAATGCAATCTTAGTTGGGGCATTTGTTGATTTCTATATGTGGCTTGATTTCTTGCCAGTACCTAGCAATACGTGGGTTGATGTTGTACTGATGATTATCGGGATTGTGATAATGGGCTTTGGCGGCGGTATATATAATGCGGCAGGAGTTGGTTCTGGTCCTCGAGATGGGTTTATGCTGTCAATTTCTGATAAGCTAGGCGCACCTATTGGCAGAGTTAGAATTATTTCGGAGAGCTTGGTATTGGTGATCGGTTTAATTCTAGGTGGTCCTGTCTTTGTATTTACGTTTATTTTTACCTTCATTCAAAGTCCTATTTTCCAGTACTTTTATTTGAAAATCGGAAGAAGAATTAATGAGATAGAAAATCAGCGTTTCGATAAGAAACTGCCAAGTAATAGTGCTTAA
- a CDS encoding phospholipase: MNNRRRRSPRFCIFPGYNWCGPGCSGPDKPINAVDAACKEHDICYRKTRDYCRCDDQFVNRLTKLQDPYTEEGRQARLMLQYMRIQRDINCLFR, encoded by the coding sequence ATGAATAATAGAAGAAGAAGGTCCCCGCGTTTTTGCATCTTTCCAGGATATAATTGGTGTGGTCCAGGGTGTAGCGGGCCTGATAAACCCATTAATGCAGTAGATGCCGCATGCAAGGAACATGATATTTGCTACCGAAAGACAAGAGATTATTGTCGTTGTGATGATCAATTCGTTAACCGGCTTACAAAACTGCAAGATCCATATACCGAAGAGGGACGACAAGCTAGACTAATGCTTCAGTATATGAGAATACAAAGAGATATCAACTGTCTTTTTAGGTAG